One window of Flavobacterium ammonificans genomic DNA carries:
- a CDS encoding uroporphyrinogen-III synthase — protein MATPTRILSTKVLLSHQKQVLTDVGFEVLESNFIEVETKSFELNGIKDNLIFTSQNAVRSFLNHPQFEENKSDLQSKKVFCVGVKSKTILTDAGFEVVAYADYASDLTEIICLIYANGSYTFFSGNLRKETLPLALQEAGIEFNEIEVYETQLKPHKIKEAVDAILFFSPSGVESYLKDNPIKKELCFCIGETTAEALENKHIKNIIIAEHPSVENVITEVKEYYYN, from the coding sequence ATGGCAACTCCAACGCGTATTTTATCGACAAAAGTGCTTTTGAGTCATCAAAAACAAGTCCTGACAGATGTTGGCTTTGAGGTTTTGGAGTCCAATTTCATTGAAGTGGAAACCAAAAGTTTTGAGTTAAATGGGATTAAAGACAATTTGATTTTTACGAGTCAGAATGCGGTGCGAAGTTTTTTAAATCACCCACAATTTGAGGAAAATAAATCAGATCTTCAGTCGAAAAAAGTGTTTTGTGTAGGTGTAAAAAGTAAAACTATTTTGACCGATGCCGGTTTTGAAGTGGTAGCCTACGCTGATTATGCTTCTGATTTAACCGAGATTATCTGTTTGATTTATGCTAATGGGAGTTATACTTTTTTCAGCGGAAATTTGAGAAAAGAGACCTTGCCGTTGGCATTACAAGAAGCCGGAATTGAGTTCAACGAAATTGAAGTTTACGAAACGCAGTTAAAACCACATAAGATTAAGGAGGCTGTAGATGCGATTTTGTTTTTCAGTCCGTCAGGAGTTGAAAGTTATTTGAAAGACAATCCCATTAAAAAAGAATTGTGCTTTTGTATTGGTGAAACTACCGCTGAAGCTTTGGAAAACAAACACATAAAAAACATCATAATTGCAGAACATCCTTCGGTTGAAAATGTAATTACAGAAGTTAAAGAATATTATTATAATTAA